From the genome of Ailuropoda melanoleuca isolate Jingjing chromosome 5, ASM200744v2, whole genome shotgun sequence:
CCACATCTTAGACTTCTCTGTATCTCCCCCAACATCAAGACCAGGGCCTGGCCCGTATTATTAGCATTCTGTCCATGTAGAACAGCTGAATGAGTAAGTGACACAAGCACAGGGACAAGGAGACACTCCCCTTTCCTGCAAACCCAGACTATtccctcagaaaataaaaataaaaataaagtgagagtGTGAGGCACAGAAAACAGGGGAGTAggcagcaaacatttattaagtgcttactgtgtgtTAATCTCTAGtaagtgttttatatatgttCTCATATTTAATCCTTACCACCAACTCTACAGAAAGACATATTATcagttccattttacaggtgagaaaagcAAAGTTCAGAGATGATAATTAACATTCCCCAGGCAGTAGAGCTAATGAGTTGTGGGTCCAGGATTGACAGCTTAGGTCTGCCTGCCTCCAAAGCCCAAGCTGCATCCACTTAGCCTCATGCCCACTCCAAGCCCAGGGAGAAAGATGATGGCTAATGTCTGGTTCTCCCACAGCCCAGCAAGGGTGAAGGAAGGCTGAGAGATATgacttctcctccccccactggAAGAAGGGTCTACCTTTCCTGTAGCTCGCTGTGATCCATCCACCCAAAGTGGGAGCCCAGAGTCAGGACTAGAGGGACCCAACCCCTTATGCCACAATACAGGCACTTCCAGAACTCTAGGGACTGGGCCACTACCCCTGACCCTGGCTGTTTGGAGACAGGCTGAAATCAGAGGCAGGAAGTTGAGGAAAGATTTTTGATGATATCTTATGGCCTGTGTGTTCTCTTGTCTCAGGCAGCCTGCTCAGGGTCATCTGATTAGGCAAATGGCCTGAGTGTCTGGCCATCTGGTCACTCCAGGGGCAAGACCCCTCTGGGCCCAGCAGGAGTGAAGGGGTTACATGGGGTCTTCATGgacaaagaacacacacacacacccacacacacacacacactccggGGGCCCTGACCTCAGCTAATTAGCCTCCAGTGTTTGTGGAGTAAGAGAGCTGATACACGGTGTTTGAGTTCTCTGTGtttttccccttcccaccccaactTGGCCTTGGTAGGTAACTCTGGCACCTAAGGGCAGAGGCAATAATCCCCTCCCTGGCTGGCTTCTCGAACTTTGACAGCTGTCTCCTCTGTCCCAGAAGGCTGCTGTGTTTGATGGGGGGAACATGGGATACCCAGGGAGCATGACATCAGAGGATCCCTTGAAAAACTTTCTTTCACTTGGGCTGGGTGGGGGCCTCAGGAGACTTGCTCCTCGGAGATGCAGGCCTCCCACACCCCCTGGGCAGACAGATGTGCAGCCTGGGGGCAGCCCAGACAGGCTGGAAAACAGCAACGTCCTGGAGCCAgagatgggggagaagggaaaactacacacacacacacacacacacacacacacacacacacacacacacacacacgagtgtgGCCAGTAAAGTTTCCTGCAGGAGGAAAAGCCTCCTTGGCCGCAGGTTTTCCCCTGGACCCAGGGAGCTTTCCCCAGGAACCCTCTGGGAAGAGAAGGCAGCGGCAGCAGCTTCCACAAATAGCTGCAAAACTTCAGTCCTAAAAGTCCCCCaaactcccccctccctctctccctctttcttttgttCCCCACTGCATTGCCAACCAGGCAGCTCCCGGCTTCCCACACTGGACtgtcctcccccaaccccaaacccTAAGCAGCCCGCGCCTCCCCGCCGGGCCCGCCCGCGCCCCGGCCCCGGCTCCCCGGCCGGTCGGTGAGGTGGGGGGCGCCTACCCGCCTTGCAGGGGTCTTTGTAGTTGACGGGCTCCGAGTCGTCCTCCTCCCCCAGGTCATAGGTGTAGTCGGCCAAGTCCAGCGGCCGGCCCGGGCGcgggagcagcagcagccagagcagcagcggcagcgGCAGGCGGGCCACGCCGGGCATGCTGGagggcgcggcggcggcggcggcggcNNNNNNNNNNNNNNNNNNNNNNNNNNNNNNNNNNNNNNNNNNNNNNNNNNNNNNNNNNNNNNNNNNNNNNNNNNNNNNNNNNNNNNNNNNNNNNNNNNNNNNNNNNNNNNNNNNNNNNNNNNNNNNNNNNNNNNNNNNNNNNNNNNNNNNNNNNNNNNNNNNNNNNNNNNNNNNNNNNNNNNNNNNNNNNNNNNNNNNNNNNNNNNNNNNNNNNNNNNNNNNNNNNNNNNNNNNNNNNNNNNNNNNNNNNNNNNNNNNNNNNNNNNNNNNNNNNNNNNNNNNNNNNNNNNNNNNNNNNNNNNNNNNNNNNNNNNNNNNNNNNNNNNNNNNNNNNNNNNNNNNNNNNNNNNNNNNNNNNNNNNNNNNNNNNNNNNNNNNNNNNNNNNNNNNNNNNNNNNNNNNNNNNNNNNNNNNNNNNNNNNNNNNNNNNNNNNNNNNNNNNNNNNNNNNNNNNNNNNNNNNNNNNNNNNNNNNNNNNNNNNNNNNNNNNNNNNNNNNNNNNNNNNNNNNNNNNNNNNNNNNNNNNNNNNNNNNNNNNNCCGCCTCCGCCCCTCGGTCTCTGGCTGCGTTTCTCTGTCTGCGTCTCTCCGTCTCCGCCTTTCTCGGACCCTCGCCCTCTCCCACCGCGGTCCCTGTCTCTCTAGTTCTGTCggtctctggctgtctctgtctctcgtCCTCCCTAGGGAGACACCACTGGAGGGCGCCTAAAGCCCGTGGATTGCCTAGTCCCCTCGTCACTGCCCCCAGTACCCCCATCGCGCCCTGacagagggggcaggggaaagacCGGTCGCTCCCTCAGGTCCCTACCCTTCCCCTAACTGGCCCCACCAGGAGCAGGACCGAGGGGGTGTGGGAGGATGGAAGAGGCGCACCCTTTGTTTTTCAATCAGGCTGCTTTATTCTTTCGTGGTAGGAGCCCCTGGGCCCTAGGAGCCGCATCCCTTCTGCccgctccctcctctccccacagctcCCATTTCTCCAGCTCCAGTCCCTGTGGTGTGGGTAGAGCAGCTTCCTGCCTCTCTGCAAAGACCCTTAGCGGGTGGATCTTTCCTCTTCACTTGGGGCTTCGACAGGCCCTGAGAAGCAAAGAAACACTGTTTGttatgggagggagagggactagGAGGGGGCTGTCTACGAACTTGCCTTCCCCGGAGCTCCCTACGTGACCCGCTCAATGGATTCCCCAGTTCCTGGTCAGCTGACGTGGCAAGGTGGCGCAAGACTTTCTGGGCCACTGCTCCTCGGTGCCCTGGCGGTCACATCTGCTCACCTGAGGGGTCCTAGATGTAGTAGAGGGGCACTTCGCCACACAGGGTGCTCACTGTGGTGCCCAGGAAGTCCAGGTCCCCAGGGGATGCTAAGCCAACATCATGGCCCTCCTCCTGGCCCAGTTTAGAGGTAGACACGGCAGGCTTGATCTGGAAAGAGCACCTGATTTGGAACCTGGGAACTGAGTTTCTGTCTCACCTGTGGCCCTTATTGTGGGACCTCAGGCATGTCGGgccatctctctgagcctcctagAAGTCTTACTTTCCTTACCAGTGAAGAGGGGGCTGTGCTAGAGTCAGAAGCCCCCGGGTGGTGAGGTTCAGCTGAGGCCAACAGCTTGGCATCAGGGAAGGAAGGGCTGGGGAATAGGTAGGGAAGGTGTGGTACAGGTGAGTTTAGGCAGGGGTACCCACCTGGCAGCCCACAAGGAGTAGTGCTTTACAGGTGACAAATAGTTGTCATCTCAAATGctcctcccaacagccctgggaggggagACACCCACTGCTTCTCACACACCCACCTGGAAGTTCTGGAACTTTCTAGTGAGAGCCTCAAGACTTGGGATGGTCTCCGGAGCCATCTTCATGATGTAGCAACAGGTTCCTGGGGCTGGCTTATAGGCAATCAGGAGCTGAGCACAGAAACCCCAGAGTTCATTCAGGAAGGCCCTGCCTTGCTCACTCCCTGACCCTGATCCTGGGCCATCTCCCTCTAGGTGAGGCCCCGGAGGAAGTCCTATTGGAATCTGGGGCTCAGCCTGGGGAAGCAAAAGGGCTAGGGGCTGGGGAGTGCATGAAGTGGCACGGCTGGGTGGCCTAGCAGTCTTGTCATCGGCCCCATCTCCAGGGTCAGGAGGTCAGGTATACCCACCCGCCGGTAGTCGTACACTACGATGCCAGTGGAGCCAATGGAGAAGGTGGCAGTGGTGCCCACACGCTCCCGAAGGGCCAGGTTTTTCTGGGATTCTGGCCCCCCAATGCTCATCTCTAGGACCTGGGGGAGGGCACAGGGTggccttgtatttctttttccctacTCATCCCTTTGGTCTCCATGTCCACCCTCAGCCCTCTTTACTAAAATGTGTTCCCTTCTTCCCTGAGAGCCCAGACAGGCTGCGTGGGACCAGATGCTGGAAGGAACAGGCTGCCAGGCCAGCAAGAGGCCTGGTGGAAAAGCCTAAGCTGGGGTTGCCACCCTGTTCCTGTTTCTGTCCTTTCCTGAGGCACCccttgcctcctcccctccatTCCCCTCAGCCAGTTCACTCTGCCCAGCCCACCCAGCCCCTCTGTTTGGTGTGTCCTCTACCCACTGCCCATCCCATTCCGGGCCTGCTCACCATCTCAGTGTGTTTCTGGCTC
Proteins encoded in this window:
- the SFTPC gene encoding pulmonary surfactant-associated protein C isoform X2, whose product is MDYSAAPRGRFGIPCCPVNLKRLLILVVVIVLVVVVIVGALLMGLHMSQKHTEMLLIAYKPAPGTCCYIMKMAPETIPSLEALTRKFQNFQGLSKPQVKRKDPPAKGLCREAGSCSTHTTGTGAGEMGAVGRGGSGQKGCGS
- the SFTPC gene encoding pulmonary surfactant-associated protein C isoform X1 gives rise to the protein MDYSAAPRGRFGIPCCPVNLKRLLILVVVIVLVVVVIVGALLMGLHMSQKHTEMVLEMSIGGPESQKNLALRERVGTTATFSIGSTGIVVYDYRRLLIAYKPAPGTCCYIMKMAPETIPSLEALTRKFQNFQIKPAVSTSKLGQEEGHDVGLASPGDLDFLGTTVSTLCGEVPLYYI